In the genome of Streptomyces collinus, one region contains:
- the dltA gene encoding D-alanine--poly(phosphoribitol) ligase subunit DltA has product MAVAQGNAPQDAPLTFLREAASRGVRFFLGDGRLRSTGAEVLTPEERAYVRENKAQIIAALLPRTQAIPAADGGQDAASADLAPVPPSHQQERLWLLHEIAERSEAYNSVSVLAVRGPFDPDRFAEALRGVVADNDALRTVFRTRGDAVHQELLDDGPWIDRCSADTAEEAERLARKLEQAESDHQFDLRNDVPVRCRIVTGPEGLHHIVLNIHHIACDGWSISLILDRLAAYYEDPRPGPGSPVRPDRAYRDYARWQRATLTGDVLDSLVDQWERRLAGAPLRHALPTDFTPDPAAHRRADVVRRSLDTEAYAAFRKVCLADDATEFAGLHALLGILLARISGQEETVVGSPIANREQRDIHGTIGFFVNMISVRGAVPAGATFREVLAVKKDETEFGYTFQQAPFEKVVERLVEGREEHTTPVFQIVLVLQNNRVTRPVFGGAVTEELPEAHRNSRFDLEIFVHGDGRTREIEWVYHDGLFERATIERWADWFAALLSEAAEHPDRPVAGLTALDSGAPAALENRPAPDAGTPSRPATPACNGGPVALDVLRRIAAVAAAEPDRIAVSDGHRQDTYAELLDEGRRTGAALLARHGRDAVYALAMDRSLELVHAVVGILSIGATYVVVDRDDAAPRRASVLETSRPACLLVAEDLPDLSAEAAAHGIDVVDVRTLAAPDGPLPGLAEVPADHDLYHVFTSGSTGRPKGVRVTYGNLAAYLGGVVPRLGLRARAGHAWHSSPATDFGNTVLFGALASGGRLEIATRDDVLDGAAMRTFLRERAVDVLKITPSHLEALLETHPIAELLPRTTLVLGGEAASRALVRTLRSVPSDVRVFNHYGPSETTVGVFVADFADRDERVFAIGRPLPGIEFTVEDEHGRQVPFGTAGELVLRGPQVAAGYLGRPLDGTGPFFTDGTTRGYRTGDQVRLRNDGQVVFLGRRDGQVKIRGHRVELGEIKAALEFAPDVARGEVLVTGGPDEPRSLVGFVQRARTATAGDRPGEPGDGTATVDQWREFYDYAYSERVTGDIEFNTSGWISSYTGERIPEAQMRAWLDSTLSRITALGPVNVLEIGCGLGIIAYPLSRSVRSYLACDFSSSIIEANRANAQSVDTGDLSFFTCEAAEIDRYADRVRTAGVDTVIINSVVQYFPDAAYLESVLDKVLAIDTVRHVFVGDVRNTDLLDEFSLSLVDARDAALPEPRPAIERLRLARSHSDATGELLLSDLYWEEYARTRTDVAGVSVLPRVSRHSSELLDFRYDVVLTKDAPLLARPAAGPAVREGGPADLDRLRAELAAGTLDMAVLRGVRNDRTAAHCENLHAIASGVGAAAARPAAPSAGRSEMDAILASAAADGLHASAHYARDEHGRLSRLDVALFREGASGLADSRHLGTRHDTTARVRPLVHTPPADPHGRAWTDRVASALTDVLPRHMCPDRIVEVPAFPLNKTGKIDQRALLALVPRRAGNDALGDLADDDERRLAEILRGLLDPGTPIDRESDFFAIGGHSLLATKYVHAVNQAFGVDLRVKAVFDRPVLREFATLVRGGTGAAGAPAAGNGAATPADGAPARPAAPDSVPISPLQQRFWTMAQATGPSTLYNSLTLLDLSGPLSADILTTAFDDVVGHHRVLRSRFHAADETVVLRGRATEDYALARLHLPGLDIAGAERILHDRLNRPFDLETGPLLDAALITAAADRHFLAMAIHHAIFDGTSEELFIADLRTAYEARLAGRTPQWKEDGAGFLRHLATAQSPTADSTAFWVRHLSGAPVLHALPLDGERPERLAPQDGAALHTVLEAGTTALVTDLARRHRTTTFVALNTLVALFVSFLSGEDDVVIGSPVDCRETQDDGRAVGMYVNTVAFRHQLDWNSPVETAVVRAKEFFHDAFAHMAVPFDHVVRELNPPRLAGANPVFQIMLALQPEGSETFPFHTGHGRSVKAATVESKFDLTLNAKIVDGRLHVHWEYASALFSAERIARTADLFESFLRATAGQPQLPPSAHQFTGVTGPAAQGASVALLSGPAVPLTDTTWLDAHARVVAAHGDRPAVRTPQGDSWDHRTLDARADALAVLLHTRGVRPRDLVALTLSRSAESLVAVLAVNKLGAAYVPMDSEHLRRNAADLLEAHGIRFALVEDDDRDRYPVRTVTRSEFPAPAPGVAPPARRPAGTDLCYVIFTSGSTGRPKGVAVTHRALTNYLAHCAGTYLEHGPEDAVVAGPLSFDATVTTTLFALSAGLTLRIVGEGDELPGLLRELGPGGPRLFKLTPSHLVALANLGAVQEIRSDRHTFVIGGEELKAGVAAPWYRAFPDGSLFNEYGPTEATVGCVVHRVTGADLARGSVRIGTPICNTTIAVVTRGSLCLPDQRGEIVILGESLARGYLDPGQTEAAFRPVAALDGATGYHSGDLASLTPAGLRYHGRATREIKIRGFRVSLPEIETAIGSVDGVTDCVCEVSPDGRSLRAHVVTDDSLPRTTATGTALRDTLRRQLPAHMVPDTLFLLPELPLTPNGKVDLDRLHRDADARAPMATAAPSPAGPASVARRLEEVWQEVLGTAEPLPAEVSFFSLGGNSLSTTILLRRINEEFDAGLTLEALYRESTLAGQAELLAAPPVPPPAPDETAAPASFDLTPAQSRLYLLEKLGTGADYVNPMCFRLAPGVDLTLLHRALEAVLERHPLLTARIAEEGERLVLHPGPGTVTDHIAAPRPCADEDEAARQLAEARRESVNVFGGPLFRAGCHPLPDGSALLQMVVHHVVFDGWSERILLEDLAARYAELAGGTARADASSPLPFGHHAAALARQDAARDTAWWTELLTGAPACHNLPTLDGGRGDRENPAATFHRVLDDTDTATLAETCRMWGATPFHVVHTALALAVCNMSHEDDVVIGVPTANRGDTRHHDTIGLFMETLPLRTRIGGADVTFRELLHANRDMVTAALGRTGFSVEDVVGACAPHRDGSRNPLYQIMLSFNDEGGETFRLGDVLAERFLLPSGPAKLDLIVDAKIIDGALHLFWEYDPGLFAASTVRALAGHVEEWLRWGLAGPDRPLGTFTGGEDRILSATAPERAPARRSAYERFRTAWDGRTGDIAYTERDIRLSAAGLHDRVDALAALLAARGAGRKSVVACLSGQVLDHVVTLLACSRMGAVHVPLDTSNPPERISEILATVDADVVVADDPQAVPAPYPALTTGDDATGLPVPPPCPGGPASPSHIMFTSGSTGRPKGVRLGITSLDAYVDGINAAYGGADAVIAQCGNPAYDVFIEELGLSVLVGNRLAVLPPEERADPAAFAAFVARERVTHLPLPTSYWAFLVSSMSDEDFDRLRDVRVCAVGGEDYPAGAAQTWFRHFPAGPRLFNVYGPTENGPVSLVGEILPGTPPSTLGAPLSEVVCEVRSRFGAPVPVEGRGELVVHGPQLFDGYVGGAAVAAYPTGDVVLRDGTHGLRFVERAGAMMKISGFRVEPGEYTALLTGVPGIEDLRVTANPERTGVILYALLREGAVSEAEIAGAVARRVRESLPGYMRGHRLRFCREIPLTPNGKADFRALADRSWAAPEPARTPESDGDAVGPRAGVRELWRTVLPGTPVDDHRGFFDHGGTSLTMLRLLTLLNDRFPGCFELIDLYEKPSVDLQARHVHERTRTDRDTAPAAPSARERLARKRRARRETGSGK; this is encoded by the coding sequence ATGGCAGTGGCTCAGGGCAACGCACCACAGGACGCACCGCTCACCTTCCTTCGGGAGGCGGCAAGCCGCGGCGTCCGCTTCTTCCTCGGGGACGGCCGGCTGCGGTCGACCGGCGCCGAGGTGCTCACGCCCGAGGAGCGCGCCTACGTCCGTGAGAACAAGGCGCAGATCATCGCGGCCCTGCTGCCCCGCACCCAGGCCATCCCGGCAGCCGACGGGGGACAGGACGCCGCGTCCGCGGACCTCGCTCCGGTTCCGCCGAGCCACCAGCAGGAGCGCCTCTGGCTGCTCCACGAGATAGCCGAGCGGTCCGAGGCGTACAACTCGGTCAGTGTCCTCGCCGTCCGCGGCCCCTTCGACCCCGACCGGTTCGCCGAGGCCCTGCGCGGCGTCGTCGCCGACAACGACGCCCTGCGCACCGTCTTCCGCACCCGCGGTGACGCCGTCCACCAGGAACTCCTCGACGACGGACCCTGGATCGACCGGTGCAGCGCGGACACGGCAGAAGAGGCCGAGCGTCTGGCCCGCAAGCTCGAACAGGCCGAATCGGACCACCAGTTCGACCTGCGCAACGACGTTCCCGTGCGCTGCCGCATCGTCACCGGCCCCGAGGGCCTGCACCACATCGTCCTGAACATCCATCACATCGCCTGCGACGGCTGGTCGATCTCGCTCATCCTGGACCGCCTCGCCGCGTACTACGAGGACCCGCGGCCCGGCCCCGGCTCCCCGGTCCGCCCCGACCGCGCCTACCGTGACTACGCCCGCTGGCAGCGCGCCACCCTGACCGGAGACGTCCTCGACAGCCTCGTCGACCAGTGGGAGCGACGCCTCGCCGGAGCCCCGCTGCGCCACGCCCTGCCCACGGACTTCACCCCCGACCCGGCGGCCCACCGCCGGGCGGACGTGGTGCGCCGCAGCCTGGACACCGAGGCGTACGCCGCCTTCCGGAAGGTCTGCCTGGCGGACGACGCGACCGAGTTCGCCGGCCTGCACGCACTCCTCGGCATCCTCCTCGCCCGCATCAGCGGCCAGGAGGAGACGGTGGTCGGCAGCCCGATCGCCAACCGCGAGCAGCGGGACATCCACGGCACCATCGGATTCTTCGTGAACATGATCTCGGTGCGCGGCGCGGTCCCCGCCGGGGCCACGTTCCGGGAGGTCCTCGCCGTCAAGAAGGACGAGACGGAGTTCGGCTACACCTTCCAGCAGGCACCGTTCGAGAAGGTCGTCGAGCGGCTGGTGGAGGGAAGGGAGGAGCACACCACCCCCGTCTTCCAGATCGTGCTCGTCCTGCAGAACAACCGGGTCACCCGTCCCGTCTTCGGCGGCGCGGTCACCGAGGAGCTTCCCGAGGCGCACCGCAACAGCCGTTTCGACCTGGAGATATTCGTCCACGGCGACGGGCGGACCCGGGAGATCGAGTGGGTCTACCACGACGGCCTCTTCGAGCGGGCCACCATCGAGCGCTGGGCGGACTGGTTCGCCGCCCTGCTGTCCGAGGCCGCCGAGCACCCCGATCGCCCGGTGGCCGGCCTCACCGCCCTGGACTCCGGAGCGCCGGCTGCCCTCGAGAACCGTCCGGCGCCGGACGCCGGCACCCCGAGCCGGCCGGCCACCCCCGCCTGCAACGGCGGCCCCGTCGCGCTCGACGTGCTGCGGCGGATCGCCGCCGTCGCCGCCGCCGAACCCGACCGGATCGCCGTGTCCGACGGCCACCGGCAGGACACGTACGCCGAGCTGCTCGACGAGGGCCGGCGCACCGGGGCCGCGCTCCTGGCCCGGCACGGCCGAGACGCGGTGTACGCCCTCGCCATGGACCGCTCCCTGGAACTGGTGCACGCCGTCGTCGGCATCCTCTCCATCGGCGCCACCTACGTCGTCGTGGACCGGGACGACGCGGCGCCCCGCCGGGCCTCGGTCCTGGAGACCAGCCGCCCGGCCTGCCTGCTGGTGGCCGAGGACCTGCCCGACCTGAGCGCCGAGGCCGCCGCGCACGGCATCGACGTCGTCGACGTCCGTACCCTCGCAGCGCCGGACGGGCCCCTGCCCGGCCTGGCCGAGGTCCCCGCCGACCACGACCTGTACCACGTCTTCACCTCGGGCTCCACCGGCCGCCCCAAGGGCGTGCGCGTCACGTACGGGAACCTCGCCGCCTATCTCGGCGGCGTCGTCCCGCGGCTCGGACTGCGCGCCCGTGCCGGGCACGCCTGGCACTCCAGCCCGGCCACCGACTTCGGCAACACCGTGCTGTTCGGTGCCCTCGCCAGCGGCGGCCGTCTGGAGATCGCCACCCGGGACGACGTTCTGGACGGCGCCGCCATGCGGACCTTCCTGCGCGAGCGTGCCGTCGACGTCCTGAAGATCACGCCCAGCCACCTCGAAGCGCTCCTGGAGACGCACCCGATCGCGGAACTGCTGCCGCGCACGACGCTGGTGCTCGGCGGTGAGGCCGCCTCCCGTGCCCTCGTGCGGACCCTGCGCAGCGTCCCCTCGGACGTCCGGGTGTTCAACCACTACGGACCGTCCGAGACCACCGTCGGCGTCTTCGTCGCCGATTTCGCCGACCGCGACGAGCGCGTGTTCGCGATCGGCCGGCCGCTGCCCGGCATCGAGTTCACCGTCGAGGACGAGCACGGCAGGCAGGTGCCCTTCGGCACCGCCGGCGAACTCGTCCTGCGCGGCCCCCAGGTGGCGGCCGGCTACCTCGGCCGGCCCCTCGACGGCACCGGCCCGTTCTTCACCGACGGGACCACCCGCGGCTACCGCACGGGCGACCAGGTGCGCCTGCGCAACGACGGCCAGGTCGTCTTCCTCGGCCGCCGCGACGGCCAGGTCAAGATCCGAGGCCACCGCGTCGAACTCGGCGAGATCAAGGCCGCGTTGGAGTTTGCGCCGGACGTCGCCCGCGGAGAGGTGCTGGTCACCGGCGGCCCCGACGAGCCGCGCTCCCTCGTCGGCTTCGTCCAGCGTGCCCGCACCGCGACCGCCGGAGACCGGCCAGGGGAGCCGGGCGACGGCACCGCCACCGTCGACCAGTGGCGCGAGTTCTACGACTACGCGTACAGCGAGCGGGTCACCGGAGACATCGAGTTCAACACCTCCGGCTGGATCAGCTCCTACACCGGCGAGCGGATCCCCGAGGCGCAGATGCGTGCCTGGCTCGACTCCACCCTGAGCCGGATCACGGCCCTGGGGCCGGTCAACGTGCTGGAGATCGGGTGCGGTCTCGGCATCATCGCCTACCCGCTCAGCCGCAGCGTCCGTTCCTACCTCGCCTGCGACTTCTCGTCCTCGATCATCGAGGCGAACCGGGCCAACGCCCAGTCGGTCGACACCGGCGACCTCTCGTTCTTCACCTGCGAAGCGGCCGAGATCGACCGGTACGCGGACCGCGTGCGCACCGCCGGCGTCGACACCGTGATCATCAACTCGGTGGTGCAGTACTTCCCGGACGCCGCATACCTGGAATCGGTGCTGGACAAGGTCCTCGCCATCGACACCGTCCGCCACGTCTTCGTCGGCGACGTCCGCAACACCGACCTGCTCGACGAATTCAGCCTCTCCCTGGTCGACGCCCGCGACGCCGCCCTGCCCGAGCCGCGCCCCGCGATCGAACGCCTGCGCCTGGCGCGCTCCCACTCCGACGCCACCGGCGAGCTGCTGCTGTCCGACCTCTACTGGGAGGAGTACGCCCGGACCAGAACGGACGTGGCGGGCGTCAGCGTCCTGCCACGCGTCAGCCGGCACTCCAGCGAACTCCTCGACTTCCGCTACGACGTCGTCCTCACCAAGGACGCGCCGCTCCTGGCCCGTCCGGCCGCCGGCCCGGCCGTGCGCGAGGGCGGCCCGGCCGATCTCGACCGGCTGCGCGCCGAACTGGCCGCCGGGACGCTCGACATGGCCGTGCTGCGAGGCGTGCGCAACGACCGCACCGCCGCGCACTGCGAGAACCTCCACGCCATCGCCTCGGGCGTCGGCGCGGCGGCCGCCCGGCCGGCCGCGCCGAGCGCCGGCCGGAGCGAGATGGACGCGATCCTCGCCTCCGCTGCCGCGGACGGGCTGCACGCCAGCGCCCACTACGCCCGCGACGAACACGGCCGGCTCAGCCGCCTGGACGTGGCCCTGTTCCGCGAGGGCGCCTCAGGGCTGGCCGACAGCCGGCACCTGGGCACCCGTCACGACACCACCGCCCGCGTCCGCCCGCTCGTCCACACCCCGCCGGCCGATCCGCACGGCAGGGCCTGGACGGACCGGGTCGCGTCCGCCCTCACCGACGTGCTGCCCCGCCACATGTGCCCCGACCGCATCGTCGAGGTGCCGGCCTTCCCGCTCAACAAGACCGGCAAGATCGACCAGCGTGCCCTGCTCGCCCTCGTACCGCGCCGAGCCGGGAACGACGCCCTCGGAGACCTCGCCGACGACGACGAGCGCCGTCTCGCGGAGATCCTGCGCGGGCTGCTCGATCCCGGCACCCCGATCGATCGCGAGAGCGACTTCTTCGCCATCGGCGGGCACTCCCTGCTGGCGACGAAGTACGTGCACGCCGTCAACCAGGCATTCGGTGTCGACCTGAGGGTGAAGGCGGTCTTCGACCGGCCCGTGCTCCGCGAGTTCGCCACCCTCGTCCGCGGCGGCACGGGAGCCGCCGGCGCCCCGGCCGCCGGCAACGGTGCCGCCACACCTGCCGACGGCGCCCCGGCCCGCCCGGCCGCCCCGGACTCCGTGCCGATCTCACCCCTCCAGCAGCGCTTCTGGACCATGGCCCAGGCCACCGGCCCCTCCACCCTCTACAACTCGCTCACCCTGCTGGACCTCTCCGGCCCGCTGTCCGCCGACATCCTGACGACCGCCTTCGACGACGTCGTCGGCCACCACCGCGTCCTGCGCTCCCGGTTCCACGCCGCGGACGAGACCGTGGTCCTGCGCGGCCGCGCGACCGAGGACTACGCCCTCGCCCGTCTGCACCTGCCCGGCCTCGACATCGCCGGCGCCGAGCGGATCCTGCACGACCGCCTCAACCGGCCCTTCGACCTGGAGACAGGCCCCCTTCTCGACGCGGCCCTGATCACCGCGGCGGCCGACCGCCACTTCCTCGCGATGGCCATCCACCACGCCATCTTCGACGGCACGTCCGAGGAACTGTTCATCGCCGACCTGCGCACCGCGTACGAGGCACGCCTGGCGGGCCGGACGCCCCAGTGGAAGGAGGACGGCGCGGGCTTCCTGCGCCATCTCGCCACCGCACAGAGCCCCACCGCCGACAGCACCGCGTTCTGGGTGCGCCATCTGTCCGGTGCCCCCGTCCTGCACGCCCTCCCGCTCGACGGGGAGCGCCCGGAGCGTCTGGCCCCCCAGGACGGCGCGGCCCTGCACACCGTGCTGGAGGCCGGCACCACCGCGCTGGTCACCGATCTGGCCCGGCGCCACCGCACCACCACGTTCGTCGCCCTCAACACGCTGGTCGCGCTGTTCGTCTCCTTCCTCTCCGGCGAGGACGACGTCGTCATCGGCTCCCCGGTGGACTGCCGTGAGACGCAGGACGACGGCCGCGCGGTCGGCATGTACGTCAACACCGTGGCCTTCCGCCACCAGTTGGACTGGAACAGTCCCGTCGAGACGGCCGTCGTCCGCGCCAAGGAGTTCTTCCACGACGCCTTCGCCCACATGGCGGTGCCCTTCGACCACGTGGTGCGGGAACTCAACCCGCCGCGCCTCGCCGGCGCCAACCCGGTGTTCCAGATCATGCTGGCCCTCCAGCCGGAGGGCTCCGAGACCTTCCCCTTCCACACCGGGCACGGCCGTAGCGTCAAGGCGGCGACCGTCGAGTCGAAGTTCGACCTCACCCTCAACGCGAAGATCGTCGACGGACGGCTGCACGTGCACTGGGAGTACGCCAGCGCGCTGTTCTCCGCCGAGCGCATCGCCCGTACCGCCGACCTGTTCGAGTCCTTCCTCCGGGCTACCGCGGGGCAGCCTCAACTTCCGCCCTCCGCCCACCAGTTCACCGGGGTCACGGGCCCGGCCGCCCAGGGTGCAAGCGTCGCCCTGCTCAGCGGGCCGGCCGTGCCGCTGACCGACACCACCTGGCTGGACGCCCACGCCCGCGTCGTCGCAGCCCACGGCGACCGGCCCGCGGTCCGCACCCCGCAGGGCGACTCATGGGACCACCGCACCCTCGACGCCCGCGCCGACGCCCTGGCCGTCCTCCTGCACACGCGCGGGGTCCGCCCCCGCGACCTGGTCGCCCTCACGCTGAGCCGGTCCGCCGAGTCCCTGGTCGCCGTCCTCGCGGTCAACAAGCTCGGCGCGGCCTACGTGCCCATGGACTCCGAGCACCTGCGCCGCAACGCCGCGGACCTCCTCGAGGCGCACGGCATCCGCTTCGCCCTGGTCGAGGACGACGACCGCGACCGCTACCCGGTCCGCACCGTGACCCGCTCGGAGTTCCCGGCACCCGCGCCGGGCGTCGCCCCGCCCGCGCGCCGCCCCGCGGGCACCGACCTCTGCTACGTGATCTTCACCTCGGGATCCACCGGCCGCCCCAAGGGCGTGGCCGTCACCCACCGCGCACTCACCAACTACCTCGCCCACTGCGCCGGAACCTACCTGGAACACGGCCCCGAGGACGCGGTGGTCGCCGGGCCGCTGTCCTTCGACGCCACCGTCACCACCACCCTCTTCGCGCTCTCCGCCGGGCTCACCCTGCGGATCGTCGGGGAAGGCGACGAACTGCCCGGGCTCCTGCGCGAACTCGGCCCCGGCGGCCCGCGGCTGTTCAAACTGACCCCGTCCCACCTCGTGGCCCTGGCCAACCTCGGTGCCGTCCAGGAGATCCGGTCCGACCGCCACACCTTCGTCATCGGCGGCGAGGAGCTCAAGGCGGGCGTGGCCGCCCCCTGGTACCGGGCCTTCCCCGACGGCAGTCTGTTCAACGAGTACGGTCCGACCGAGGCCACCGTCGGCTGCGTGGTCCACCGCGTCACCGGCGCCGACCTCGCCCGGGGCTCGGTCCGGATCGGCACCCCGATCTGCAACACCACCATCGCGGTCGTGACCCGGGGCAGCCTCTGCCTGCCCGACCAGCGCGGCGAGATCGTCATCCTCGGCGAGAGCCTGGCCCGCGGTTACCTCGACCCCGGGCAGACCGAAGCGGCGTTCCGCCCGGTGGCGGCCCTCGACGGCGCGACCGGCTACCACAGCGGGGACCTCGCCTCGCTCACCCCCGCCGGCCTGCGCTACCACGGCCGCGCCACCAGGGAGATCAAGATCCGCGGGTTCCGGGTGAGCCTGCCCGAGATCGAGACCGCCATCGGGAGCGTCGACGGCGTCACCGACTGCGTCTGCGAAGTCTCCCCCGACGGCCGCAGCCTGCGCGCCCACGTCGTGACGGACGACTCCCTGCCGCGCACCACCGCCACCGGGACGGCACTGCGCGACACCCTGCGCAGGCAGCTGCCCGCCCACATGGTGCCCGACACGCTGTTCCTGCTGCCCGAGCTGCCGCTCACCCCCAACGGCAAGGTCGACCTCGACCGGCTGCACCGTGACGCGGACGCCCGCGCCCCGATGGCCACGGCGGCCCCCTCCCCGGCCGGCCCCGCATCCGTCGCCCGCCGGCTGGAAGAGGTCTGGCAGGAGGTCCTCGGCACCGCCGAACCCCTGCCGGCCGAGGTGTCGTTCTTCTCCCTCGGCGGTAACTCCCTGTCCACCACGATCCTGCTGCGCCGCATCAACGAGGAGTTCGACGCCGGCCTGACCCTCGAAGCGCTCTACCGCGAGAGCACCCTCGCCGGGCAGGCCGAACTGCTCGCCGCCCCTCCCGTCCCGCCGCCGGCACCGGACGAGACCGCTGCCCCCGCCTCCTTCGACCTGACCCCCGCCCAGAGCCGCCTCTACCTGCTGGAGAAGCTCGGTACCGGCGCCGACTACGTCAACCCGATGTGCTTCCGCCTCGCCCCGGGTGTCGATCTCACCCTGCTGCACCGGGCACTGGAAGCCGTCCTCGAACGGCACCCCCTGCTCACCGCGCGGATCGCGGAGGAGGGCGAGCGACTGGTCCTGCACCCCGGGCCCGGTACCGTCACCGACCACATCGCCGCGCCGCGCCCCTGCGCCGACGAGGACGAGGCCGCCCGGCAACTGGCCGAAGCCCGCCGGGAATCCGTCAACGTCTTCGGCGGCCCCCTGTTCCGCGCCGGCTGCCACCCGCTACCCGACGGATCGGCCCTGCTCCAGATGGTCGTCCACCACGTCGTCTTCGACGGCTGGTCGGAGCGGATCCTCCTGGAGGACCTCGCGGCCCGCTACGCCGAACTCGCCGGGGGAACCGCACGCGCTGACGCGTCGAGCCCGCTCCCCTTCGGACACCACGCCGCCGCCCTCGCCCGGCAGGACGCCGCCCGCGACACCGCGTGGTGGACCGAACTGCTCACCGGGGCACCCGCCTGCCACAACCTGCCCACGCTCGACGGAGGACGCGGCGACCGGGAGAACCCGGCCGCGACCTTCCACCGGGTCCTCGACGACACCGACACCGCCACCCTCGCGGAGACCTGCCGGATGTGGGGCGCGACCCCCTTCCACGTGGTCCACACCGCCCTGGCCCTGGCCGTGTGCAACATGAGCCACGAGGACGACGTGGTCATCGGTGTGCCCACGGCCAACCGCGGCGACACACGCCACCACGACACCATCGGCCTCTTCATGGAGACCCTCCCGCTGCGCACCCGCATCGGCGGAGCCGACGTCACCTTCAGGGAGCTTCTCCACGCCAACCGGGACATGGTCACCGCCGCCCTCGGCCGCACCGGCTTCAGTGTCGAGGACGTCGTGGGAGCCTGCGCCCCGCACCGCGACGGCAGCAGGAACCCGCTCTACCAGATCATGCTGTCCTTCAACGACGAGGGCGGGGAGACCTTCCGCCTCGGCGACGTCCTGGCGGAACGCTTCCTGCTCCCGAGCGGCCCCGCGAAGCTCGACCTCATCGTCGACGCCAAGATCATCGACGGCGCGCTGCACCTGTTCTGGGAGTACGACCCCGGCCTGTTCGCCGCCTCCACCGTCCGCGCCCTGGCCGGTCACGTCGAAGAGTGGCTGCGCTGGGGCCTGGCCGGCCCGGACCGCCCGCTCGGCACGTTCACGGGTGGGGAGGACCGCATCCTGTCCGCCACCGCGCCCGAGCGGGCCCCCGCCCGCCGCAGCGCGTACGAGCGCTTCCGGACGGCGTGGGACGGACGTACCGGCGACATCGCCTACACCGAACGGGACATCCGCCTGAGCGCCGCCGGGCTCCACGACCGCGTCGACGCCCTCGCAGCCCTCCTCGCCGCCCGCGGCGCCGGCCGCAAGTCCGTCGTGGCCTGCCTCTCCGGCCAGGTCCTGGACCACGTCGTCACCCTGCTGGCCTGCTCCCGCATGGGCGCCGTCCACGTACCGCTGGACACCTCCAACCCGCCCGAGCGCATCAGCGAGATCCTCGCGACCGTGGACGCCGACGTCGTCGTCGCCGACGACCCCCAGGCGGTCCCGGCACCGTACCCGGCGCTCACCACCGGCGACGACGCGACCGGGCTCCCCGTCCCGCCGCCCTGCCCGGGCGGGCCGGCGTCGCCCTCCCACATCATGTTCACCTCCGGCTCCACCGGCCGCCCGAAGGGCGTCCGGCTCGGCATCACCTCGCTGGACGCCTACGTCGACGGCATCAACGCGGCGTATGGCGGCGCCGACGCCGTCATCGCCCAGTGCGGCAACCCCGCCTACGACGTGTTCATCGAGGAACTCGGCCTGTCCGTCCTCGTCGGCAACCGGCTCGCCGTGCTGCCGCCCGAGGAGCGCGCCGACCCCGCCGCGTTCGCGGCCTTCGTCGCCCGCGAACGGGTCACCCACCTGCCGCTGCCGACGTCCTACTGGGCCTTCCTCGTCTCCTCCATGAGCGACGAGGACTTCGACCGGCTGCGCGACGTCCGCGTCTGCGCCGTGGGCGGGGAGGACTACCCGGCCGGCGCCGCACAGACCTGGTTCCGTCACTTCCCCGCCGGGCCCCGCCTGTTCAACGTCTACGGTCCCACCGAGAACGGCCCCGTCAGCCTGGTCGGCGAGATCCTCCCCGGCACCCCGCCCTCCACCCTCGGCGCGCCCCTGAGCGAAGTCGTGTGCGAGGTCAGGTCACGGTTCGGCGCCCCCGTTCCCGTCGAAGGCCGCGGTGAACTGGTCGTCCACGGACCCCAGTTGTTCGACGGCTACGTCGGCGGAGCGGCCGTCGCCGCCTACCCGACCGGCGACGTCGTCCTGCGCGACGGCACCCACGGACTGCGCTTCGTCGAGCGCGCCGGAGCCATGATGAAGATCTCCGGATTCCGTGTCGAACCGGGCGAGTACACCGCCCTCCTCACGGGCGTACCCGGCATCGAGGACCTCCGCGTCACCGCCAACCCCGAGCGCACCGGCGTGATCCTCTACGCGCTCCTGCGGGAAGGCGCCGTCTCCGAGGCGGAGATCGCGGGGGCTGTCGCCCGGCGTGTGCGCGAGTCCCTGCCCGGATACATGCGCGGCCACCGGCTGCGGTTCTGCCGGGAGATCCCGCTCACGCCCAACGGCAAGGCCGACTTCCGGGCCCTGGCCGACCGCTCCTGGGCCGCGCCCGAACCCGCCCGCACACCAGAGAGCGACGGCGACGCCGTCGGGCCCCGTGCCGGCGTCCGGGAACTGTGGCGGACCGTCCTGCCCGGCACCCCCGTGGACGACCACCGCGGCTTCTTCGACCACGGCGGCACCTCCCTGACGATGCTCCGGCTGCTCACCCTCCTGAACGACCGGTTCCCCGGCTGCTTCGAACTGATCGACCTCTACGAGAAGCCGTCCGTCGACCTCCAGGCACGGCACGTCCACGAACGGACCCGGACCGACCGGGACACGGCACCGGCCGCGCCGTCCGCCCGGGAACGACTGGCCCGCAAGCGCAGGGCCCGACGCGAGACAGGAAGTGGGAAGTGA